A stretch of Ischnura elegans chromosome 4, ioIscEleg1.1, whole genome shotgun sequence DNA encodes these proteins:
- the LOC124157908 gene encoding 5-demethoxyubiquinone hydroxylase, mitochondrial, producing the protein MLVSRARNCHRVINHGAKRSLSCGMPSLAQASSDAELTRKDSRVSKEVEQMIRVDHAGELGADRIYAGQMAVLGKSSYGPLIQHMWDQEKVHRATFEKIIQERRVRPTAMIPIWNVAGFVLGAGTALLGPKAAMACTVAVESVIVEHYNDQLRTLAAESNPDTALMEVIKKFRDEEQEHHDTGLDEGAEQAPLYGLISDVIKVGCKVAISISKVV; encoded by the exons ATGCTGGTTTCCAGGGCAAGGAACTGCCATCGAGTGATAAACCATGGGGCCAAAAGATCACTGTCATGTGGCATGCCAAGCTTAGCCCAAGCTAGCAGTGACGCTGAGCTAACAAGAAAAGACAGCAGAGTTTCAAAAGAAGTAGAACAGATGATCCGAGTTGACCATGCTGGAGAGCTGGGAGCCGATCGCATTTATGCTGGACAGATGGCTGTCCTGG GAAAATCAAGTTATGGTCCTCTCATACAACACATGTGGGACCAAGAAAAAGTGCACAGGGCAACTTTTGAGAAGATAATTCAAGAGAGGCGCGTGAGGCCAACAGCTATGATACCCATTTGGAATGTAGCAGGTTTTGTTTTAGGAGCAG GTACTGCTCTCCTTGGGCCGAAAGCAGCAATGGCATGCACGGTAGCCGTTGAATCTGTCATAGTGGAGCATTACAATGATCAGTTACGAACGCTGGCTGCTGAGTCTAATCCTGACACTGCCCTAAtggaagtgataaaaaaatttaggGATGAAGAGCAGGAACATCATGACACAGGGTTGGATGAAGGGGCGGAGCAAGCTCCTCTGTATGGGCTCATTTCTGATGTTATTAAAGTAGGGTGTAAGGTAGCAATATCTATATCTAAAGTGGTTTGA